The Parvibaculaceae bacterium PLY_AMNH_Bact1 genome window below encodes:
- a CDS encoding SDR family NAD(P)-dependent oxidoreductase (Derived by automated computational analysis using gene prediction method: Protein Homology.) has protein sequence MTEIAGKVAVVTGAASGIGRATAELLSREGASHVAITDVDRAGLEKTAENIRASGGDVSTHIIDVSDKDAIYAFADEIAGAHGGADIVINNAGVAQVALVEELTYEDFEWVMNIDFWGMVYGSKAFLPQMQAKGSGHIVNVSSIFGLISVRTQAAYNSAKFAIRGFTEALRLEMKDTNIGVSCVHPGGIKTNILRNARFLQSTTVAEQEEAQDGFDQLAKTTPEKAAQTIVNGIKKNKPRILIGFDARMVDWIQRLLPTRYGFLFNRQDAD, from the coding sequence ATGACTGAGATTGCCGGAAAAGTTGCCGTCGTAACAGGAGCCGCCAGTGGCATTGGCCGAGCAACTGCAGAACTTCTTTCCCGTGAAGGCGCCAGCCATGTCGCGATCACTGACGTCGATCGCGCCGGACTTGAGAAGACCGCTGAGAACATTCGCGCGAGCGGCGGCGACGTCTCCACGCACATCATTGACGTGTCCGACAAGGATGCGATCTATGCGTTTGCTGATGAAATAGCCGGAGCCCACGGCGGCGCCGACATTGTCATCAACAATGCAGGTGTCGCCCAGGTCGCCCTTGTTGAAGAACTCACCTACGAAGATTTTGAGTGGGTCATGAATATCGACTTCTGGGGCATGGTCTATGGCTCGAAAGCCTTCCTGCCACAGATGCAGGCAAAGGGCAGCGGGCACATCGTCAATGTCTCCAGCATTTTCGGTCTGATCTCCGTGCGCACGCAGGCGGCATATAATTCCGCCAAATTTGCCATCCGCGGCTTTACCGAAGCACTGCGCCTTGAAATGAAAGACACAAATATCGGTGTCTCCTGCGTTCATCCTGGCGGCATCAAAACGAACATCCTTCGTAATGCGCGCTTCCTGCAGAGCACCACGGTTGCCGAACAAGAAGAAGCGCAGGATGGGTTTGATCAGCTTGCCAAAACGACGCCTGAAAAAGCAGCGCAGACCATCGTCAATGGCATTAAAAAGAACAAGCCGCGTATCCTGATTGGTTTTGATGCCCGCATGGTTGATTGGATCCAGCGCCTCCTGCCGACGCGGTACGGTTTTCTGTTTAACAGGCAGGACGCAGACTGA
- a CDS encoding ATP-binding protein (Derived by automated computational analysis using gene prediction method: Protein Homology.), giving the protein MTRPRHRNRRSQHNCRRERYREAREFRRKFRRKANRFLPGGLAGRIILMVVGILFVVQLVGWIFGDNDRWEFDEPEEVAAEQVIAATQLLDRASEEEREALTDALTGIFLRVHVQRSVPDTGHQLRPGRGGNFEEEARELLGPLKNRDVRIGYRGEWDWDGIITLSVQLLDGNWAVYEFPIRAFGMFQQPSSGIGPWIFWLLVAGAVIWFSNRLVRPLRTFAAAAESLGRDIHVDPLPVTGSRELRRASKAFNKMQTRVQRMIDDRSLMLAAIAHDLRTVLTRLRLRAEFIEDPEQQAKAEADIEEMQAMLDAGLAFARGETEVEERRIIDLAELTRSLTEDLTQTDGPARYTGPTSLPYRCGPNEMRRSISNIIRNAIAYGSEADVHLSSGPQGVILTITDKGPGISAELHEQVFQPFFRVEDSRNRETGGTGLGLAIARTIARRHGGDVKLKNAPEGGLIVTLTLPAS; this is encoded by the coding sequence ATGACCCGCCCCCGTCACAGAAATCGGCGCTCCCAACACAATTGCAGGCGGGAGCGCTACCGCGAGGCTCGAGAGTTCCGCAGAAAATTTCGGCGGAAGGCAAACCGGTTTTTGCCCGGCGGACTCGCTGGTCGCATCATCCTCATGGTGGTCGGCATACTCTTTGTGGTGCAATTGGTCGGCTGGATCTTTGGCGACAATGACCGTTGGGAGTTCGATGAACCAGAGGAGGTGGCTGCTGAGCAGGTCATCGCCGCAACACAGCTTCTGGACCGTGCCAGTGAGGAGGAACGTGAAGCTCTGACAGATGCGCTTACGGGCATCTTTCTCCGCGTTCATGTTCAACGCAGCGTACCTGACACTGGGCACCAGCTGCGGCCGGGCCGCGGCGGAAACTTCGAGGAAGAAGCGCGGGAGCTGCTTGGTCCCCTGAAGAACCGCGACGTCCGTATTGGCTATCGTGGCGAATGGGACTGGGATGGGATCATCACACTGTCCGTGCAGCTGCTGGACGGAAACTGGGCGGTTTATGAATTCCCGATCCGGGCCTTTGGCATGTTCCAACAACCATCCTCCGGTATCGGCCCCTGGATTTTCTGGTTGCTGGTCGCCGGTGCCGTTATCTGGTTCTCCAACCGTCTTGTCCGGCCTTTGCGCACCTTTGCAGCCGCTGCCGAGAGTCTTGGCCGTGACATTCATGTCGACCCCCTGCCGGTAACCGGATCGCGGGAACTCAGACGCGCGTCTAAAGCGTTCAATAAAATGCAGACACGTGTGCAACGCATGATCGACGATCGCTCGCTCATGCTTGCAGCGATTGCCCATGACCTGCGCACCGTCCTCACTCGTCTGCGCCTGAGAGCAGAGTTCATTGAAGATCCCGAGCAACAGGCTAAGGCGGAAGCAGACATTGAAGAGATGCAAGCCATGCTTGATGCTGGCCTCGCCTTCGCGAGAGGAGAAACCGAGGTTGAAGAACGACGGATCATTGATCTTGCGGAGCTCACCAGAAGTCTCACCGAAGACCTGACACAGACGGATGGGCCAGCACGCTACACCGGCCCAACATCACTACCCTATCGATGTGGCCCAAACGAGATGCGGCGCTCAATTTCCAATATTATCCGCAATGCGATCGCCTATGGCTCAGAGGCGGATGTTCATCTCTCCTCCGGACCGCAGGGCGTTATCCTCACGATCACGGACAAAGGGCCCGGCATCTCTGCAGAACTGCACGAACAAGTGTTCCAGCCCTTTTTCCGTGTCGAAGACTCGCGAAACCGGGAAACAGGCGGCACAGGGCTCGGCCTTGCCATCGCCCGAACCATTGCGCGGCGCCATGGCGGTGACGTCAAGCTCAAAAATGCGCCAGAGGGCGGATTGATCGTCACGCTGACACTGCCAGCGAGCTAG
- a CDS encoding alpha/beta hydrolase (Derived by automated computational analysis using gene prediction method: Protein Homology.), translating into MAATHALNGPGPTSHTYFSQRLRLHYVDWGNEEAEPLLMVHGGRDHCRNWDWVAQAFRDTHHIIAPDLRGHGDSQWMIGGTYDLTDFVYDIAQLIHQKKLNPVTIIAHSMGGAVALRYAGLYPETVKKLVVIEGLGPSPKMIEEREKTPIHERTAQWVEQMRKLSSRQPRRYESILDAFTRMQEENPHLSPEHARHLTVHGVSQNEDGTYSWKFDNYVRAFSPAGFTPAESQHFWSRITCPTLLIRGTESWASDPLEDGRAEHFQNAKVVNIENAGHWVHHDQLSEFLELVDGFLKD; encoded by the coding sequence ATGGCAGCGACCCACGCGCTTAATGGCCCCGGCCCAACCTCTCACACTTATTTTTCGCAGCGGCTTCGCCTGCATTATGTCGATTGGGGAAACGAAGAGGCTGAACCTCTGCTCATGGTGCATGGGGGCCGCGACCACTGCCGAAACTGGGACTGGGTCGCACAAGCGTTTCGTGACACACATCACATCATCGCGCCTGACCTCCGAGGTCATGGCGACAGCCAATGGATGATCGGTGGCACATACGACCTCACGGACTTTGTCTACGACATCGCTCAGCTCATACATCAGAAGAAGCTCAATCCCGTCACCATCATCGCCCATTCCATGGGCGGGGCGGTCGCTCTGCGCTATGCGGGGCTTTACCCTGAAACCGTGAAGAAGCTGGTGGTCATTGAAGGCCTTGGCCCGTCTCCAAAGATGATTGAGGAACGAGAGAAGACCCCGATTCATGAGCGCACAGCTCAATGGGTGGAGCAGATGCGCAAACTGTCGAGCCGGCAACCACGGAGATATGAAAGCATCCTTGATGCGTTCACTCGGATGCAAGAGGAAAACCCTCACCTGTCACCGGAGCATGCCCGCCATTTGACGGTCCATGGGGTCAGCCAAAATGAAGACGGCACCTATAGCTGGAAGTTTGACAACTATGTGCGCGCTTTTTCGCCAGCTGGATTCACACCAGCGGAATCCCAGCACTTCTGGTCCCGCATTACCTGTCCCACCCTACTCATTCGTGGAACGGAAAGCTGGGCGAGCGATCCATTAGAAGATGGGCGTGCTGAGCACTTCCAAAATGCCAAAGTCGTCAACATTGAGAATGCGGGACATTGGGTTCATCATGACCAGTTGAGTGAATTCCTAGAACTGGTGGACGGCTTCCTTAAAGATTAA
- a CDS encoding TetR/AcrR family transcriptional regulator (Derived by automated computational analysis using gene prediction method: Protein Homology.), with amino-acid sequence MSNRERILEETRALMNEHGAGAIGTTQIAEALKISPGNLYYHFKNKEEIIRILFDDVEKGLRDLVTADIEIPISPTRFAGFYLRSLDVVWEYRFFYGGLLQILRNDEELAERYRKIQAEIVDALEGLARQFYKDGNMAKPKGRNGFRSVGLNTWLVWTNWIRYKQTMSPTQLVTREDLVEGVGQIFDVLTPYLKPDFERAARRVLMRELNAGSPHR; translated from the coding sequence ATGAGCAATAGAGAGCGGATACTTGAGGAAACAAGGGCCCTAATGAACGAGCATGGGGCGGGCGCCATTGGCACAACGCAGATTGCAGAGGCACTCAAAATCAGCCCCGGCAACCTCTATTATCACTTCAAAAACAAGGAAGAGATCATCCGGATTCTCTTCGATGATGTGGAAAAGGGACTGCGTGATCTCGTGACCGCAGACATAGAAATTCCCATCAGCCCGACACGGTTTGCGGGCTTCTATCTACGCAGCCTGGACGTGGTCTGGGAGTATCGGTTTTTCTATGGCGGACTACTGCAGATCCTGCGTAACGATGAGGAGCTGGCAGAGCGATACCGCAAAATTCAGGCAGAAATCGTGGATGCGCTGGAAGGTCTTGCACGGCAGTTCTACAAAGATGGGAACATGGCAAAGCCAAAAGGCCGGAACGGTTTTCGCTCGGTGGGGCTCAATACCTGGCTCGTCTGGACCAATTGGATCAGGTACAAGCAAACCATGTCCCCCACCCAACTGGTGACAAGGGAAGATCTTGTTGAAGGCGTCGGGCAGATATTTGATGTGCTGACACCTTACCTAAAGCCCGACTTTGAACGCGCCGCCCGGCGGGTGTTGATGCGGGAGCTCAACGCAGGATCACCCCACAGGTGA
- a CDS encoding response regulator (Derived by automated computational analysis using gene prediction method: Protein Homology. GO_process: GO:0000160 - phosphorelay signal transduction system [Evidence IEA]) has product MSSLPHLLVVDDDREIRDLVRRFLTKHGFRVTLAEDAISCMATIEAGKFDLVVLDVMMPGEDGLSVCRRIRATSDLPVIMLTAMGEETDRIIGLEIGADDYLPKPFNPRELLARIKAILRRAEPQRDEPITDNHFQFDGWQLDPRSRALTSPDGKDVELTSGEFDLLIAFVERPNRVLSRDQLLDITKGREAMPFDRSIDVQLSRLRRKIEEDHKTPRTIKTIRGGGYMFTAGVTRA; this is encoded by the coding sequence ATGAGCAGTTTACCCCACCTTCTGGTCGTCGATGATGACCGGGAAATTCGCGATCTCGTCAGGCGTTTCCTGACCAAGCACGGCTTCCGCGTGACCCTGGCGGAGGATGCGATTTCCTGCATGGCTACTATTGAGGCCGGCAAGTTCGATCTGGTGGTGCTTGATGTGATGATGCCGGGCGAAGATGGCCTGAGTGTGTGTCGGCGGATCCGAGCCACCTCAGACCTGCCGGTAATTATGCTAACGGCGATGGGAGAAGAGACAGACAGGATTATCGGGCTGGAGATTGGCGCGGACGATTATCTGCCCAAACCATTCAACCCGCGAGAGTTGCTTGCCCGTATCAAAGCGATCCTCCGGCGCGCTGAACCGCAGCGGGACGAACCAATCACCGACAACCATTTTCAGTTTGACGGATGGCAACTCGATCCACGTTCACGGGCTTTGACCAGTCCCGATGGCAAAGATGTTGAGCTGACGTCAGGTGAGTTCGACCTGTTGATCGCTTTTGTCGAACGCCCGAACAGAGTTCTCTCCCGCGATCAGTTGCTGGACATTACCAAAGGTCGTGAAGCCATGCCCTTTGATCGAAGCATTGATGTGCAACTCTCGCGACTGCGCCGCAAGATTGAGGAAGATCACAAGACGCCACGGACCATCAAAACCATTCGCGGCGGCGGCTATATGTTCACCGCTGGGGTCACCCGCGCATGA
- a CDS encoding PAS domain S-box protein (Derived by automated computational analysis using gene prediction method: Protein Homology.) has translation MTDSEFLCRFRSGLVAAWIMPLAITFVVVSFLGGYSLGQLMQTLQHLVSVYAVIGVALCYSAHDRFMRKTVELAGAADDRSREEAEHRVARFPYIFAGLYLPYAAAAPIVVNFSLGEQLGRSIALGDHLFAIMGVAAPASIMMLIALYVFADLVGQFFGPRGFKTHFLSLRVKVFALGVVLPMTASSVLILYVEQAHGGAGVGIFLVWLALVAATLPVAYFALKNFKKGIDPLWDLRSQALTVFDDLDTIIEPVPVSLDEFGDVTRDWVSLTRRMTGYWRELHRTTEHFQTLINAIEEAIAIVDLEMNAVFLGPGFGEWFDDRPSEFIGYKITDLVHDEDVDRFLAMAKEAIDAPDHRPEGQFRLRHPDGTYHRALCSWRHIHLISGEPSLFLSLRDVSQQLTAQERLRAGEIRLRTMMQSVADGILSTDEIGVIQSVNPAASRLFGYEGEELIGSSVGILLPSYLTLALQHASPARGAAAGLGRLVGQGGQEMRGQRKNGETFPIELSVSEMRIGDEHYYVSVVRDITEQKASEADLRTALHDAESANRTKSLFLANMSHELRTPLNAVIGFSEVMQQEMFGPLDNERYMDYVGSIHDSSRHLLSVINDILDISRIESGEMELDDEWLELDEVLGWAKDRAAPAGTSAQHAPIYLGDLDGLPEISVDRRALRQVVLNLLSNATKFTPADGRIDLSARVNDAAGISIVVQDTGIGIPADQVDKMTQPFTQSDNSLARRFEGTGLGLAITKSLVEAHQGHLDIESTEGEGTTITVRLPADRVSELVPSHFEAGRA, from the coding sequence ATGACTGACTCAGAGTTTCTGTGCCGATTTCGGTCCGGACTGGTGGCAGCGTGGATTATGCCGCTCGCGATCACTTTTGTAGTCGTCAGTTTTCTAGGTGGTTATTCCCTTGGGCAATTGATGCAGACTCTACAGCATCTGGTGAGTGTTTATGCGGTAATCGGCGTCGCGCTCTGCTATTCGGCGCATGACAGGTTTATGCGGAAGACGGTGGAATTGGCCGGCGCTGCAGATGACCGCTCCCGTGAAGAAGCGGAACATCGTGTTGCTCGTTTCCCCTACATTTTTGCTGGCCTGTATTTGCCCTATGCCGCCGCCGCTCCGATCGTTGTGAACTTCAGTTTGGGCGAACAGTTGGGGCGCAGCATTGCTCTTGGTGACCATCTGTTTGCAATTATGGGGGTGGCCGCACCTGCATCGATTATGATGCTCATCGCTCTATACGTCTTCGCGGATCTTGTCGGCCAATTTTTCGGCCCTCGGGGCTTCAAGACTCACTTCCTCTCACTTCGGGTAAAAGTATTTGCACTCGGCGTCGTGCTGCCCATGACGGCGAGTTCTGTGCTGATCCTTTATGTGGAACAAGCACATGGTGGTGCCGGCGTGGGCATTTTCCTCGTCTGGCTTGCTTTGGTAGCTGCGACCTTGCCTGTGGCCTATTTCGCTTTGAAGAACTTCAAAAAAGGCATTGATCCCCTGTGGGATCTGCGCTCGCAAGCGCTCACCGTTTTTGATGACCTGGACACCATTATTGAGCCTGTTCCAGTCTCTTTGGATGAGTTCGGCGATGTGACGCGGGATTGGGTATCACTTACACGGCGCATGACTGGCTACTGGCGTGAATTGCACCGAACGACAGAGCATTTTCAAACCCTTATCAATGCGATTGAAGAAGCAATTGCCATTGTCGATTTGGAAATGAACGCTGTCTTTCTGGGACCAGGTTTTGGCGAATGGTTTGATGACCGTCCCTCTGAATTCATTGGATACAAGATAACTGATCTTGTACACGATGAAGATGTGGATCGATTTCTGGCGATGGCGAAAGAAGCCATTGATGCACCCGATCACAGGCCAGAGGGGCAATTCCGCTTGCGCCATCCCGACGGTACCTACCACCGGGCGCTGTGTTCCTGGCGGCATATTCATTTGATCTCTGGTGAACCCTCTCTCTTCCTCAGTCTTCGTGATGTATCGCAGCAACTGACAGCGCAGGAGCGTCTGAGAGCTGGCGAGATCAGGTTGCGGACGATGATGCAGAGCGTAGCCGACGGGATCTTGTCCACAGACGAAATCGGCGTCATTCAATCTGTTAATCCGGCAGCCTCGAGGCTATTTGGCTATGAAGGCGAGGAACTAATTGGGTCGAGTGTTGGCATTCTCTTGCCATCCTATTTGACCCTTGCACTACAGCATGCGTCTCCTGCGCGAGGTGCCGCTGCCGGGTTGGGCCGTTTGGTTGGCCAGGGTGGCCAGGAGATGCGCGGCCAGCGCAAAAATGGTGAAACGTTCCCCATCGAGCTTTCCGTATCGGAGATGCGCATTGGGGATGAGCACTATTATGTCAGCGTTGTGCGCGACATTACCGAACAAAAAGCCTCTGAGGCTGACCTCAGGACGGCGTTGCACGATGCAGAATCTGCCAACAGAACCAAGTCCCTATTCCTGGCTAATATGAGTCATGAGCTTAGGACACCGCTAAATGCCGTGATCGGATTCTCTGAAGTGATGCAGCAGGAGATGTTTGGACCGCTCGATAATGAGCGGTACATGGACTACGTCGGCAGCATCCATGATTCTAGCCGACACCTTCTTTCGGTCATCAACGATATTCTGGACATTTCGAGGATCGAATCCGGCGAAATGGAGTTAGATGACGAATGGCTTGAGCTTGATGAGGTGCTTGGGTGGGCAAAAGACCGAGCAGCACCTGCCGGAACATCGGCGCAACACGCGCCAATCTATCTAGGCGATCTGGATGGTCTGCCCGAAATCAGTGTAGACCGTCGCGCTCTAAGGCAGGTTGTTCTCAACCTCCTCTCCAACGCGACTAAATTTACCCCCGCTGACGGGCGCATCGACCTCTCAGCCCGTGTGAACGATGCGGCAGGCATTTCGATCGTCGTGCAGGACACGGGGATCGGGATCCCGGCGGACCAGGTCGACAAAATGACCCAGCCGTTCACCCAGTCCGACAATTCACTTGCTCGGCGTTTTGAAGGCACCGGTCTCGGCCTTGCCATCACCAAATCGCTGGTCGAGGCACATCAAGGCCATCTCGATATTGAAAGCACTGAAGGCGAAGGGACAACGATTACAGTGCGCCTACCCGCTGACAGAGTGTCGGAACTGGTACCATCTCACTTTGAGGCCGGGCGCGCTTAA
- a CDS encoding hypothetical protein (Derived by automated computational analysis using gene prediction method: GeneMarkS-2+.), which yields MSQSDHSTITPRMQTLLLLNGVGLFIAGIFFGWAWFFHLLGEIVLWPLPIQIEVDIPGDSRGFRMGHMEAITHGLLLMAFAFAGQFMRLSQKEYTVFFWSALINGWLFTLPAMANAFYETRGLAFGGGPFKPGLANDIIYLFGWPPVVAVHILFAVVVLGLVRHLRASA from the coding sequence ATGTCACAATCAGACCATTCAACCATCACGCCGCGTATGCAGACATTACTGCTGCTGAACGGGGTGGGACTTTTCATTGCCGGTATCTTCTTTGGGTGGGCCTGGTTCTTTCATTTGCTTGGAGAGATTGTGCTCTGGCCGCTTCCTATTCAGATTGAGGTGGATATTCCGGGCGACTCACGCGGGTTTCGCATGGGCCATATGGAAGCCATCACTCATGGGCTTCTCCTTATGGCCTTTGCCTTCGCAGGTCAGTTCATGCGGCTCAGTCAAAAAGAATACACCGTCTTCTTCTGGTCCGCGCTCATCAATGGGTGGCTTTTCACCCTGCCCGCCATGGCCAACGCCTTTTATGAGACACGCGGCCTCGCCTTTGGGGGCGGGCCGTTCAAACCGGGCCTTGCCAATGACATTATCTATCTCTTTGGTTGGCCGCCGGTCGTTGCTGTCCACATTCTCTTCGCCGTCGTTGTGCTTGGGCTCGTCCGACACTTGCGTGCCTCTGCATAG
- a CDS encoding putative quinol monooxygenase (Derived by automated computational analysis using gene prediction method: Protein Homology.), translating into MLVVTGIIEIDEGSVAAAKELAGPMGTASRAEPGCHAYAFYQDLEDPTRIRIYEEWEDQAALDAHFATPHMAVFGEGLGKLTVKSMNVVKFERGETSPVG; encoded by the coding sequence ATGCTTGTTGTCACCGGAATTATCGAGATTGATGAGGGCAGCGTTGCCGCTGCAAAAGAGCTTGCTGGCCCCATGGGGACTGCAAGCCGCGCGGAACCTGGCTGTCATGCTTACGCATTTTATCAGGATCTCGAAGACCCAACCCGCATTCGCATCTATGAAGAGTGGGAAGATCAGGCCGCGCTTGATGCCCATTTCGCGACACCCCACATGGCCGTCTTTGGCGAAGGGCTTGGCAAATTGACGGTCAAGTCCATGAATGTGGTGAAGTTCGAGCGGGGCGAGACGTCACCTGTGGGGTGA
- a CDS encoding hypothetical protein (Derived by automated computational analysis using gene prediction method: GeneMarkS-2+.), with product MSQPDRVAILPRMQALLLLNGVSLFIIGILFGWAWFFHLLGEIVLWPLPIQVEVDIPGDSRGFRMGHMEAITHGLLLMALAFGGQFIRLSQKEYAVFFWSALINGWFFTLTAMVNAFAGTRGLAFGGGPFKESIVNDIVYFFGLPPAVAVHVLLVLAALGLWRYLKTS from the coding sequence ATGTCACAGCCAGATCGCGTGGCCATTCTACCGCGCATGCAAGCCCTTCTGCTTCTCAATGGTGTGAGCCTCTTCATTATCGGCATCCTGTTTGGGTGGGCCTGGTTCTTTCACCTTCTGGGCGAAATTGTACTCTGGCCGCTTCCCATTCAGGTCGAAGTTGATATTCCCGGCGATTCCCGTGGCTTCCGCATGGGGCATATGGAGGCCATCACCCATGGCCTATTGCTCATGGCATTGGCGTTTGGCGGACAGTTCATTCGCTTGAGCCAAAAAGAATATGCCGTCTTCTTCTGGTCGGCGCTCATTAATGGCTGGTTCTTCACGTTGACCGCCATGGTCAATGCGTTTGCGGGGACGCGAGGCCTCGCCTTTGGGGGCGGGCCGTTCAAAGAATCGATCGTGAACGACATTGTCTACTTTTTTGGATTGCCGCCAGCGGTAGCCGTCCATGTCCTTCTGGTACTCGCGGCTCTCGGCCTGTGGCGCTACTTAAAAACAAGCTAA
- a CDS encoding metal-dependent hydrolase (Derived by automated computational analysis using gene prediction method: Protein Homology.) — MADMSIDSGSAPRERMEVRRVPFSYEQRSPKERAGHWNPGSPEFSQIVNSGSLAMPYLEPYLIKTMRAARDKITDPQLQKELDFYVAQEATHFRQHKKFNDTLTEAGYAATAKIEARLAKDYKDLGDKKSLRFNLAYAEGFESMALAIGEMLIEDREYLFGDSDPAVASLILWHFVEEIEHKNVTFDVFQHLHASYFWRLLGLVYATGHIFWRMGQGYRDLLREDGLWSNFKSRWRMLKLLGRIMKNILPKWFRIWRPSYHPSQVPDPTWGLDWAKLFDASPEGAANLDTTRLHEPQPVAIPQS, encoded by the coding sequence ATGGCCGACATGTCGATAGACAGTGGCAGCGCGCCACGCGAGCGTATGGAAGTAAGACGGGTTCCCTTTTCCTATGAACAGCGGAGCCCCAAAGAACGCGCTGGGCACTGGAACCCGGGCAGCCCAGAGTTTTCGCAGATTGTGAATTCCGGGTCGCTCGCCATGCCTTATCTTGAGCCCTATCTCATCAAGACCATGCGCGCGGCGCGGGACAAGATCACTGATCCTCAGCTGCAGAAAGAGCTCGACTTTTATGTCGCTCAGGAAGCAACTCACTTTCGCCAACATAAGAAATTCAATGACACGCTCACCGAAGCCGGCTATGCCGCGACAGCAAAAATCGAGGCGCGTCTTGCCAAAGACTACAAAGACCTCGGCGATAAGAAGTCATTGCGGTTCAATCTCGCCTACGCTGAAGGGTTTGAGTCCATGGCGCTCGCCATCGGCGAAATGCTGATCGAGGACCGAGAATATCTATTCGGGGACAGCGACCCGGCCGTTGCCTCCCTCATCCTCTGGCATTTTGTGGAAGAGATTGAGCATAAGAATGTGACGTTCGATGTGTTCCAACATCTCCATGCCAGCTATTTCTGGCGGTTGCTGGGCCTGGTTTATGCCACCGGCCACATTTTCTGGCGCATGGGTCAGGGTTATCGCGACCTGCTCCGGGAAGATGGTCTCTGGTCAAACTTCAAAAGCCGGTGGCGCATGTTGAAGTTGCTGGGTCGGATCATGAAAAATATCCTGCCGAAATGGTTCCGCATCTGGCGGCCAAGCTATCACCCCTCACAGGTTCCTGACCCAACGTGGGGCCTTGATTGGGCAAAGCTTTTTGACGCCTCTCCCGAAGGTGCCGCCAATCTCGATACGACACGGCTTCACGAGCCACAGCCCGTCGCCATTCCACAGAGTTAA
- a CDS encoding Spy/CpxP family protein refolding chaperone (Derived by automated computational analysis using gene prediction method: Protein Homology. GO_component: GO:0042597 - periplasmic space [Evidence IEA]): MTVNTFAAGIFAVVVSVLAVVAPANAEDVPIQAEVQNASWFGWGERTAAARCERGVDHFVEEMMERAEEEVEFTSTQQTAWDDLIAAVRQGGSEVTAFCGKVDAARAADAAPAPDRLAMAEEAVAVGLKTIQTIRPAFDAFYNTLDAEQKELLDGAANHRRRGWWH, translated from the coding sequence ATGACAGTTAATACATTTGCAGCAGGCATATTTGCTGTTGTTGTTTCCGTTCTGGCGGTCGTCGCCCCGGCTAACGCTGAGGATGTGCCCATTCAAGCAGAAGTGCAGAATGCCTCCTGGTTTGGTTGGGGTGAGCGGACCGCTGCTGCCCGGTGTGAGCGAGGCGTCGACCATTTTGTCGAAGAGATGATGGAACGCGCTGAAGAAGAGGTGGAATTCACGTCAACACAGCAGACCGCATGGGATGATCTGATCGCGGCTGTGCGGCAGGGTGGCAGCGAAGTGACCGCTTTTTGCGGAAAAGTAGATGCAGCACGTGCCGCAGACGCAGCCCCCGCACCTGATCGCCTGGCCATGGCAGAAGAAGCTGTGGCGGTTGGACTGAAAACCATTCAGACCATCCGGCCTGCCTTTGATGCGTTTTACAACACACTTGATGCAGAGCAGAAAGAACTGCTGGACGGTGCTGCCAATCACCGTCGTCGCGGTTGGTGGCACTAA